The Candidatus Zixiibacteriota bacterium sequence TTTTATGTGGGTATTAGTTAGCGCCGACGCTGATAGTGACGCTGAATATAAGTCCAAGTTTATCATAAATCTTGTCGATTATGTTGAATGGCCGGCCGGAGGCGATACCGATAATAAAGGCACAATCGCGATATCAGTAATAGGCGATTCGCCTCTGTTGCCAAAGCTGAAAGCCATGGCCGAGGCCAAAACCAAAGACGGCAAAAAAATAGTCATTAAGGAAAAAGTTATAAACGAGCAGAGCTATGATTGCCAGATTCTCTTTTTGGCATCCAAGGAAACCTCTGATTTGGCGAAGGTATTAAAAAAGGTCAAAGGGAACCCGGTTCTGACCGTTAGCGATTGTGAATATTTCGCCAACTACGGAGTCATGATTAATTTTTACAATGAAGAAAATGATGGAAAATCAAAAGTGAAATTTGAAGTCAATAAAGCAACCGTTAGTATGGCCGGGCTAAAAATCAGCTCCAAGCTGTTGAAGCTGGCAAAAATCATTTAGTCAAAATAGTCCTATGATTTAGACCCGTCATCGCTGGCGGGTTTTTTATTGCCTGAGAGTTTCTATAAATTGGTTCACAGATTTTCTATATTTGAAAATGATACTTCGATCAATCATATTGTATTTTGATATTGTTTCAAGTATCCTCGGGTGGTTAACTTTTTTGAATTCCCAAATCCATTTTATGAATTCCCAGTCAAATTTTTCAGGACATCCATCGGCCATATCGGGCCGCACCCTGCCGTAGCTTCGAATTATTCTCCCGGTAATATTCCAGAGACAATTTATAGTCGAAAAATCAAGATAAATAACCGCATCGGCTCGTTCGATTCGTTCCTTAAATGTATCTGTATAGTTTCCATCAATAATCCACTGGTCGAGTTGGATCAATTCGTTAAGTTTACATCGCCATTGCTCCGGCTCGGGTTCAAGCCACCCGGGATGCCAAAAATATTTATCGAGATGAAACACCGGAAGCTGTAGGATATCTCCCAGTCGAGCGGCCAGGGTAGACTTACCAGAACCGCCGTTTCCCAGAATTATGATTCGTTTGGCATGAGTTATATCAAACACGCGAGATATATACTCGATATTTGAAAAAGACGCAAATCAAAGATAAAAAAAAGACCGACCCAATCGGGTCGATCTTTAAGTCATTAAAATTAATTTATTGAAATTATTTGAGCAAGCTCATCTTTTTGGAAGTTGTAATTTCTCCGGCGGTCAATCGATAAAGGTAAATACCCGAAGCGACTTTTTCGCCGTTAGAATTGGTGGCATCCCAGGTTACCGAATGCTGACCGGCCGAGAAATATTTGTCAACCAGAGTTTTAACTCTCTGTCCGTTTATATTATAGACTTCCAATAGTACATCTTCCGCCTCGGGAATAGAGAATTGAATAGTCGTAGTAGGGTTGAATGGGTTGGGATAGTTTTGCTTGAGTTCAAAACCATCAGGTAAGGCGGCATCAATTGGCTTATGTGAAAAAATCATTTCGGCCTCATGATCAGAATGGGCATTGTCATCCTTGGTGTTAAATTCAATGTGGGGGTCGCCGGTAGCTTTTAGTTTTTCCCAGAATTCGGGATCGTTCTGATCCAGTTCGTAAAGAACACCCTCGGCGGTAGAGCCTTTCCAGATGATTCTATTATCGTCTTCAGGAGTATCGATATCACCACCCTCTGAAATAAAGATGGTAAAAGACCCTTCGTGGAGTCCTTTAAGCATTTCTATTTTTTGAACGGCCTCTTCATGAATACCATCTTCATCCATACGTTGCAAATGCATTTCGGAAAAAAATATATGTTTAGCATGTTTCAGAAGAGATACCATTTCGCCATCAGAAATTTCTTTAACTTCCTTTATTACACAATTACCGAGCTCATCAAATGTTTCGATAATAAGTTGCATTTCATATTCTGATTTCAGGTCAGTGATCGTCAATTCACAGGTCGCCTCGCAATCGCCAACCTTGTAATCGACATCACCCAATCCAAGAGCGACAAACAATTCAGTTATTTTATCTTCATCCATAGCCAGATTTTTATCGACTCCGGCGACGGCGACTTCATACCCTATAGTTCGGTCGAATTTAAATGGTATCAGGGTTGTGAATAGGAGAAGGATAATGACAGTTCCTAATGAAATACTCAAACGGGGGCGAGCCCGCAATTGTCTTTTAATAGCGCTCATAATTTTAAACTCCTCAGGTTTTTCGGACTGGCTCATTCCCGCGATTGATTCTATTCTTTTCCGCAGGTTGGCAACAGATACTCCGTCATTATCATCGATGGCCGCGACGGTATCCAAATCTCGACTGATTGTTCGCTCGGCCTGAGCGAACAGGGCGCACTCGGGACAGGATTGGATATGCCGCTTGATATCTTCATCCATTGATCCGGATGAGAGTTTTTGGCTCAGGTCGGCTATTCGTTTACGGGCTTCGTGACAACGCATACCTTGTCCTCTTGAAATTTAATGTTTTCGTTTCTCGATGAACCGGTCATTTTCAAATGCTTCATTAACGCCTGGCGCATTTTCCGGCGGCAGCGCGATAAACGCATTTTGACGGCGGATTGCGAAAGGCCTTTCATTTCAGCCAGTTCGGCGATGGTCCAGCCTTGCATTTCAAAGAGCGTAATCAGCGCTCGGTCAACCGGCTCGACGGCGCGAAACGCAATTTCAAGTCTGCGTCGGGCGGTATAAAGCGAGGTCGGGTCCTCTCCGGATACCGATTCAAGAAAATCCGGTGTCGAAGGAAGAACTTTCTTCCACCAGGGACTCTTGACGCGGTTCCGAAAAGAATTGACTATTATTCGATATAGCCAGGGTCGAAATGAATCGGTCGACTCCAGCCGCTCGAATTGTGTCAACGCCTTGACCAGAGAATCCTGATACAAATCGTCGCCGTCATCCCGGTTGTTAGTCAGCTTGCGACAAAACGCTCGCGCCTTGACATGTTCCGGTTCAACTAATTTCCAGAATAGGTCCCTATGTCGGTTCATCTGCACCTAAGACAGTTTAATCTTATGAAAAGTAACCGATAATTAAATCTTTTTACGCACTAAACACTATAATTGTTCTCCAAATAAAAATCCCGAATCGATATCCGGGGTTATTTTAATATACTTTGAGGGGATGTATATTTTTTACCGATCCTTCGTGTAAACGAAATTATCTCCAGGAAATTCAGGATAAAATATTTCGCCCCAGT is a genomic window containing:
- a CDS encoding YfiR family protein, giving the protein MKCLSVSLFALLFMWVLVSADADSDAEYKSKFIINLVDYVEWPAGGDTDNKGTIAISVIGDSPLLPKLKAMAEAKTKDGKKIVIKEKVINEQSYDCQILFLASKETSDLAKVLKKVKGNPVLTVSDCEYFANYGVMINFYNEENDGKSKVKFEVNKATVSMAGLKISSKLLKLAKII
- a CDS encoding RNA polymerase sigma factor yields the protein MNRHRDLFWKLVEPEHVKARAFCRKLTNNRDDGDDLYQDSLVKALTQFERLESTDSFRPWLYRIIVNSFRNRVKSPWWKKVLPSTPDFLESVSGEDPTSLYTARRRLEIAFRAVEPVDRALITLFEMQGWTIAELAEMKGLSQSAVKMRLSRCRRKMRQALMKHLKMTGSSRNENIKFQEDKVCVVTKPVNE
- a CDS encoding topology modulation protein, whose product is MFDITHAKRIIILGNGGSGKSTLAARLGDILQLPVFHLDKYFWHPGWLEPEPEQWRCKLNELIQLDQWIIDGNYTDTFKERIERADAVIYLDFSTINCLWNITGRIIRSYGRVRPDMADGCPEKFDWEFIKWIWEFKKVNHPRILETISKYNMIDRSIIFKYRKSVNQFIETLRQ
- a CDS encoding FlgD immunoglobulin-like domain containing protein, with the protein product MRCHEARKRIADLSQKLSSGSMDEDIKRHIQSCPECALFAQAERTISRDLDTVAAIDDNDGVSVANLRKRIESIAGMSQSEKPEEFKIMSAIKRQLRARPRLSISLGTVIILLLFTTLIPFKFDRTIGYEVAVAGVDKNLAMDEDKITELFVALGLGDVDYKVGDCEATCELTITDLKSEYEMQLIIETFDELGNCVIKEVKEISDGEMVSLLKHAKHIFFSEMHLQRMDEDGIHEEAVQKIEMLKGLHEGSFTIFISEGGDIDTPEDDNRIIWKGSTAEGVLYELDQNDPEFWEKLKATGDPHIEFNTKDDNAHSDHEAEMIFSHKPIDAALPDGFELKQNYPNPFNPTTTIQFSIPEAEDVLLEVYNINGQRVKTLVDKYFSAGQHSVTWDATNSNGEKVASGIYLYRLTAGEITTSKKMSLLK